The following proteins are co-located in the Solanum pennellii chromosome 1, SPENNV200 genome:
- the LOC107031350 gene encoding uncharacterized protein LOC107031350 has translation MDNSSFGAGICAVFAVSGGVVLIASKVHKHLLSDFMKKIEFEISLEKDQQKKKVRFSNEVIKLGPQLKKVEDHNNPKKRNNPKDFESMPLNWQALYKGILQHKSLKHYN, from the exons atggaTAATTCATCATTTGGAGCTGGAATTTGTGCTGTTTTTGCAGTTTCTGGAGGTGTTGTCCTTATTGCATCTAAAGTTCATAAACACCTCCTTTCTGATTTCATGAAGAAGATTGAGTTTgaaatta GCCTAGAGAAAGACCAACAAAAGAAGAAGGTGAGGTTTTCCAATGAAGTTATAAAATTGGGGCCTCAATTAAAGAAAGTTGAAGATCATAATAATCCAAAGAAAAGGAATAATCCAAAGGACTTTGAATCTATGCCTTTGAATTGGCAAGCTCTTTACAAAGGGATCCTTCAACACAAGTCCCTCAAACATTACAactaa
- the LOC107016461 gene encoding uncharacterized protein LOC107016461, producing MSTTNAIILNIKPKTLSKNLFLNGILCKTLVFLTLILYLIYFLLSSSTTTTSLLQFFPSKSIIKSSKQYYFNSNNIKTNISHLVFGIAASSNTWGKKKHYINSWWKPNITKGYLFLDRTPNDEHLPWPNTSPPYRISSDNSRYMPYNKHGMPFAIRMVRVIEETFMEEHDSNTVRWYVMTDDDTVLMIENLVNVLSKYDHMKYYYVGMNSECIVSNFGMSFQMAFGGAGYALSYPLAQALAKNMDTCIKRYPYLYGSDHILQACIADLGVTITLEKGFHQIDLRRDISGFLSAHPQSPFISLHHLDLVSPIFPSMNHYDALNHLMKAASVDQSRLLQQSVCYNKIHNWTFSVSWGYSVQIYDKIVPQSYLQTPIETFGEWRKGAWPPYMFNIRKFNNYSSCGEVPNILFFDTFEGTKLNHIVTTYVKKNHRICANNDDDDHSSNGVMKVHVFSPMDKLQVGDGNRRECCDIIQPIGMDSMAIKLRTCMKHEIIA from the exons ATGTCTACTACTAATGCCATTATCCTAAATATTAAACCaaaaactttgtccaaaaactTGTTCTTGAATGGAATTTTATGCAAAACCCTAGTTTTCTTAACCCTAATTCTATATCttatatactttttattatcatcatcaacaacaacaacatcccTATTACAATTTTTCCCCTCAAAAAGCAtcatcaaatcatcaaaacaatattattttaattccaataatattaaaactaatatTAGCCATTTAGTTTTTGGAATTGCAGCCTCATCAAACACATGgggtaaaaaaaaacattacatAAATTCTTGGTGGAAACCAAATATAACCAAGGGTTATCTTTTCTTAGATAGAACCCCAAATGATGAACACTTACCATGGCCTAATACCTCTCCTCCTTATAGAATTTCTAGTGACAATTCGCGATACATGCCTTACAACAAACATGGAATGCCATTCGCGATTAGAATGGTGAGAGTGATTGAGGAAACGTTCATGGAAGAACATGACTCTAATACTGTTAGATGGTACGTTATGACTGACGATGACACTGTattgatgattgaaaatttgGTCAATGTGTTATCAAAGTATGATCATATGAAATACTATTATGTTGGGATGAATTCAGAGTGTATTGTGAGTAATTTTGGAATGTCATTTCAAATGGCATTTGGTGGTGCTGGTTATGCATTGAGTTACCCTTTAGCACAAGCTTTGGCTAAGAATATGGATACTTGTATTAAAAGGTATCCATATTTGTATGGAAGTGATCATATTTTACAAGCTTGTATTGCTGATTTAGGAGTCACTATTACACTAGAAAAAGGATTTCATCAA ATCGACTTACGTCGCGATATATCAGGATTTTTATCAGCTCATCCACAATCACCATTCATATCACTCCATCATCTTGACTTAGTATCACCAATTTTTCCTTCAATGAACCATTATGATGCCTTGAATCATCTAATGAAAGCAGCAAGTGTTGATCAATCTAGACTATTACAACAAAGTGTATGTTACAATAAGATACACAATTGGACATTTTCAGTATCATGGGGATATTCAGTACAAATTTATGACAAAATTGTACCACAAAGTTATCTTCAAACTCCAATTGAAACATTTGGTGAATGGAGAAAAGGTGCATGGCCACCTTACATGTTTAATATtagaaaattcaataattattcTTCATGTGGTGAAGTtccaaatattttgttttttgatacttttgagGGTACTAAGTTGAATCATAttgtgacaacatatgtcaaGAAAAATCATAGGATTTGTGccaataatgatgatgatgatcattCTTCTAATGGTGTCATGAAAGTTCATGTGTTCTCACCTATGGATAAGCTTCAAGTTGGG GATGGTAATAGAAGAGAATGTTGTGACATTATTCAACCAATTGGAATGGACTCAATGGCCATCAAACTAAGGACTTGTATGAAACATGAAATTATTgcttga
- the LOC107011793 gene encoding uncharacterized protein LOC107011793, whose product MTKQIVLRAPSSLSIDRRRQPLLSNQDTSSRGGVRKARLAEVAGGTTAECAAVCCCCPCGLVNLLVMAIYKLPAGLCRKALRRKRRRRLMKKKILQSQCSNCDDSDLSIHPIDGATTLAVVDGGNSLKSDKDVVALEKEMWSKFYGAGFWRSPSQKSDM is encoded by the coding sequence ATGACAAAGCAAATAGTGCTGCGTGCACCTTCATCCCTTTCAATCGATCGGCGCCGGCAACCTCTGTTATCAAACCAAGACACATCATCACGAGGTGGTGTTCGAAAAGCACGATTAGCAGAGGTCGCCGGCGGAACAACGGCGGAATGCGCCGCTGTTTGCTGTTGTTGTCCATGTGGACTCGTTAACCTCCTCGTAATGGCAATTTACAAACTTCCGGCAGGTCTTTGCCGGAAAGCATTACGAAGAAAACGCCGTCGCCGGTTAATGAAAAAGAAGATTCTACAATCACAATGTAGTAATTGTGATGATTCAGATCTTTCGATTCATCCCATCGACGGAGCCACCACACTTGCGGTGGTTGACGGCGGCAACAGCTTAAAATCCGATAAAGATGTGGTGGCGTTGGAGAAGGAAATGTGGAGTAAATTTTATGGGGCTGGATTTTGGAGAAGTCCCTCTCAAAAGAGTGACatgtaa
- the LOC107008244 gene encoding methionine aminopeptidase 2B-like, with the protein MMAKEEPNSASVVIEGTSEVRDDNETANGSASSLQKEVEEKVDGLTVDEPTTEAAKKKKKKNKSKKKKEPTQQTDPPSIPVVELYPSGEFPEGEIQQYKDDNLWRTTSEEKRELERLEKPTYNSVRQAAEVHRQVRKYIRQIAKPGMLMIDLCETLENMVRKLISENGLQAGIAFPTGCSLNWVAAHWTPNSGDKTVLQYDDVMKLDFGTHIDGRIVDCAFTLAFNPMFDPLLEASREATNTGIKEAGIDVRLCDVGAAIQEVMESYEVEINGKVFQVKSIRNLNGHSIGQYQIHAGKSVPIVKGGEQTKMEEGEFYAIETFGSTGKGYVREDLECSHYMKNFDIGHIPLRLPRAKQLLATINKNFSTLAFCRRYLDRLGETKYLMALKNLCDAGIVQPYPPLCDNKGSYVSQFEHTILLRPTCKEVISRGDDY; encoded by the exons ATGATGGCAAAAGAAGAGCCAAACTCTGCTTCCGTTGTTATAGAAGGAACATCTGAGGTTCGCGATGATAATGAAACGGCCAACGGGTCTGCTTCCTCACTGCAAAAGGAGGTTGAGGAGAAAGTTGATGGTTTGACAGTGGATGAGCCGACGACAG AAgctgcaaagaagaagaagaagaaaaataagagcaa GAAAAAGAAGGAGCCAACTCAGCAAACTGATCCACCTTCTATTCCCGTAGTTGAGCTTTATCCTTCTGGTGAATTTCCAGAGGGTGAAATTCAACAATACAAAGATGA TAACTTGTGGAGGACTACATCCGAGGAAAAGAGGGAACTGGAGCGCCTGGAAAAGCCAACTTATAATTCTGTTCGTCAAGCAGCAGAAGTTCATCGTCAG GTTCGGAAATACATCAGGCAAATTGCTAAGCCTGGCATGTTAATGATTGACCTGTGTGAAACTTTGGAGAATATGGTTCGCAAATTGATATCAGAGAATGGTCTTCAAGCTGGTATTGCGTTCCCTACAGGGTGCTCATTGAACTG GGTAGCTGCACATTGGACCCCCAATTCAGGAGATAAAACTGTGCTTCAGTATGATGATGTGATGAAGTTGGACTTTGGAACCCATATTGACG GACGTATTGTGGATTGTGCATTTACTCTGGCTTTCAATCCTATGTTTGATCCACTACTTGAGGCTTCACGAGAAGCCACTAATACTGGCATTAAG gaAGCGGGAATTGATGTACGCCTTTGTGATGTCGGTGCTGCAATCCAAGAGGTTATGGAATCCTATGAGGTTGAAATCAACGGGAAGGTATTCCAAG TTAAGAGCATCCGAAATCTGAATGGGCACAGTATTGGCCAGTATCAAATCCACGCAGGAAAATCTGTTCCGATTGTCAAAGGAGGAGAACAAACCAAAATGGAAGAGGGTGAATTTTATGCAATTGAGACTTTCGGATCAACAG GGAAGGGATACGTGAGGGAAGATCTAGAATGCAGCCATTATATGAAAAACTTTGATATTGGACACATTCCACTGCGGCTACCCAGAGCCAAGCAACTGCTGGCAACGATTAATAAGAACTTCTCCACATTGGCATTCTGTAGACGTTATCTAGACCGCCTTGGCGAGACAAAATATCTGATGGCATTGAAGAACTTATGTGATGCTGGAATTGTTCAG CCATATCCCCCACTTTGCGATAACAAAGGTAGCTATGTATCCCAGTTTGAGCACACCATTTTACTTCGTCCGACTTGCAAAGAGGTTATATCAAGAGGCGATGACTACTAA
- the LOC107025714 gene encoding E3 ubiquitin-protein ligase RHF2A-like isoform X1 yields MDDELKKGESHITSAAAFVEGGIQDACDDACSICLEAFCDSDPSTLTSCRHEFHLQCILEWHQRSSNCPMCWQPLSLKDPTSQELLEAVEQERNIRFNQARNATMFRRPTLLTTGMSESELEERIIQHLAAAAAMGRGRHFGQREGSRNRPSPHGRPHFLVFSSHPDPSPTAAAESDSRQAIADPSVPITPVRRETAQFLPHLSSGQSNQLSASSSRYVRPQTVKQEISVGDRSSSGPSLTENEDTEGPSDLHSLSESWKSRFNSMSMKYRESISKSTRGWKERLFSRSTSMGQLETRENQTDIPSNVEQRHNDDMVAHNGSRLNGNISTTSSASTARN; encoded by the exons ATGGACGACGAGCTCAAGAAAGGGGAGAGTCATATCACATCAGCTGCAGCTTTTGTGGAAGGAGGAATTCAAGATGCCTGTGATGATGCGTGCAGCATTTGTCTGGAAGCTTTCTGCGATAGCGATCCTTCAACG CTAACAAGCTGCAGGCACGAGTTTCACCTCCAGTGCATCCTCGAATG GCATCAAAGAAGTTCTAATTGTCCAATGTGTTGGCAGCCTTTAAGTCTGAAAGATCCTACAAG TCAAGAATTGCTTGAGGCAGTGGAACAAGAGAGGAATATTAGGTTTAATCAGGCAAGAAACGCTACGATGTTTCGTCGTCCTACTCTG TTGACCACGGGTATGAGTGAGTCTGAACTCGAAGAGCGCATTATTCAGCATTTGGCTGCTGCTGCAGCAATGGGACGGGGACGCCACTTTGGTCAACGAGAGGGATCAAGAAATCGGCCATCTCCCCATGGTCGTCCGCATTTTTTAGTGTTTTCATCTCATCCTGATCCATCTCCTACTGCTGCTGCTGAGTCGGATTCTCGTCAAGCTATAGCTGATCCTTCTGTTCCTATAACACCTGTCCGCCGTGAGACTGCACAGTTCTTGCCTCACCTCTCATCTGGTCAAAGTAATCAACTTTCTGCTTCATCATCTCGATATGTTCGCCCACAAACCGTTAAACAAGAAATATCTGTTGGCGATAG AAGCTCTTCTGGTCCATCTTTGACAGAAAACGAGGATACCGAAGGACCATCAGACCTTCATTCATTATCGGAATCCTGGAAATCTCGATTTAATTCAATGTCAATGAA ATATAGAGAATCAATCTCAAAGAGTACACGCGGGTGGAAGGAGAGATTGTTTTCTCGAAGTACTTCTATGGGACAGCTCGAGACACGGGAAAATCAAACGGACATACCTTCAAACGTTGAGCAGAGACACAACGATgatatggttgctcataatgGAAGCAGATTGAACGGAAATATTTCTACGACTTCCTCCGCGAGTACAGCTCGGAATTAA
- the LOC107025714 gene encoding E3 ubiquitin-protein ligase RHF2A-like isoform X2: MDDELKKGESHITSAAAFVEGGIQDACDDACSICLEAFCDSDPSTLTSCRHEFHLQCILEWHQRSSNCPMCWQPLSLKDPTSQELLEAVEQERNIRFNQARNATMFRRPTLLTTGMSESELEERIIQHLAAAAAMGRGRHFGQREGSRNRPSPHGRPHFLVFSSHPDPSPTAAAESDSRQAIADPSVPITPVRRETAQFLPHLSSGQSNQLSASSSRYVRPQTVKQEISVGDSSSGPSLTENEDTEGPSDLHSLSESWKSRFNSMSMKYRESISKSTRGWKERLFSRSTSMGQLETRENQTDIPSNVEQRHNDDMVAHNGSRLNGNISTTSSASTARN; this comes from the exons ATGGACGACGAGCTCAAGAAAGGGGAGAGTCATATCACATCAGCTGCAGCTTTTGTGGAAGGAGGAATTCAAGATGCCTGTGATGATGCGTGCAGCATTTGTCTGGAAGCTTTCTGCGATAGCGATCCTTCAACG CTAACAAGCTGCAGGCACGAGTTTCACCTCCAGTGCATCCTCGAATG GCATCAAAGAAGTTCTAATTGTCCAATGTGTTGGCAGCCTTTAAGTCTGAAAGATCCTACAAG TCAAGAATTGCTTGAGGCAGTGGAACAAGAGAGGAATATTAGGTTTAATCAGGCAAGAAACGCTACGATGTTTCGTCGTCCTACTCTG TTGACCACGGGTATGAGTGAGTCTGAACTCGAAGAGCGCATTATTCAGCATTTGGCTGCTGCTGCAGCAATGGGACGGGGACGCCACTTTGGTCAACGAGAGGGATCAAGAAATCGGCCATCTCCCCATGGTCGTCCGCATTTTTTAGTGTTTTCATCTCATCCTGATCCATCTCCTACTGCTGCTGCTGAGTCGGATTCTCGTCAAGCTATAGCTGATCCTTCTGTTCCTATAACACCTGTCCGCCGTGAGACTGCACAGTTCTTGCCTCACCTCTCATCTGGTCAAAGTAATCAACTTTCTGCTTCATCATCTCGATATGTTCGCCCACAAACCGTTAAACAAGAAATATCTGTTGGCGATAG CTCTTCTGGTCCATCTTTGACAGAAAACGAGGATACCGAAGGACCATCAGACCTTCATTCATTATCGGAATCCTGGAAATCTCGATTTAATTCAATGTCAATGAA ATATAGAGAATCAATCTCAAAGAGTACACGCGGGTGGAAGGAGAGATTGTTTTCTCGAAGTACTTCTATGGGACAGCTCGAGACACGGGAAAATCAAACGGACATACCTTCAAACGTTGAGCAGAGACACAACGATgatatggttgctcataatgGAAGCAGATTGAACGGAAATATTTCTACGACTTCCTCCGCGAGTACAGCTCGGAATTAA